The following proteins come from a genomic window of Miscanthus floridulus cultivar M001 chromosome 2, ASM1932011v1, whole genome shotgun sequence:
- the LOC136537073 gene encoding glycine-rich cell wall structural protein 1-like, whose product MQGQGHAVAGTRRCGRAGEPRGWAGGGCSGAGDVGAGAHGGGDSPVWARRGAMRLGGAAGLGVLGGPWWRGLAGVGTPGSHAAGLGVLGGAPAWARRGAAWPGGVGGLGVLGGG is encoded by the coding sequence ATGCAGGGGCAGGGGCACGCGGTGGCTGGGACTCGCCGGTGTGGGCGTGCCGGGGAGCCGCGCGGCTGGGCTGGGGGGGGGTGCTCGGGGGCGGGTGATGTAGGGGCGGGGGCGCATGGTGGTGGGGACTCTCCGGTGTGGGCGCGCCGGGGAGCCATGCGGCTGGGCGGCGCGGCCGGGCTAGGGGTGCTTGGGGGCCCGTGGTGGCGGGGGCTCGCCGGCGTGGGCACGCCGGGGAGCCACGCGGCCGGGCTGGGGGTGCTCGGGGGCGCACCGGCGTGGGCACGCCGGGGAGCCGCATGGCCGGGCGGCGTGGGCGGGCTGGGGGTGCTCGGGGGCGGGTGA